Proteins co-encoded in one Topomyia yanbarensis strain Yona2022 unplaced genomic scaffold, ASM3024719v1 HiC_scaffold_37, whole genome shotgun sequence genomic window:
- the LOC131695336 gene encoding uncharacterized protein LOC131695336, translated as MTTMLNDTSTYKLRKDNPSNKVLKKLNTIVEQWWLDKHIDSATKRKLKVYNCNPPRVYGLPKIHKENRPLRPVVSTIGSATYRMAQYLSEILNNLVGKTEYHVRNSFDFAEEISKVRVPEGFVLYSLDVISLYTNVPVNKVYEYVEERWNELEHETSIPWQSFKQAMQTVLEASFFQYDGKCYDQIFGVPMGSPLSPVIANIIMEKLEKDAIEKLKHKNISLTVYRRYVDDCFLVGRENEIETVMNVFNGEQNSIKFTVEKEQNNCIRFLDLHLTREGEKISKTWYPKQKTGRYLDYTSESPHSHKKNTVIALFDRALKLTDVEKREETIKAASDMLRCNNYPDHYIKRVLKDRVEILYNTMRTRRTDERTTKYAAMPYIPCLSEKIGKLLRKNDVIAAYQPMDKIKHTIFTRLKDKIPKMQQTNVVYTIPCGGCDNRAYIGQTSQTLDKRITQHKNSIRTSTSITGLTQHAMEHGHQFDFSKTRVLEKINNEANRLAAETLHIKIREKSAVNLQRDAAGFSCAYNGLLNKLRPTQHYERERQRETSHT; from the coding sequence ATGACCACGATGTTAAATGATACATCGACCTACAAGCTACGAAAAGACAATCCATCGAATAAAGTGTTGAAAAAGTTAAACACCATAGTGGAGCAGTGGTGGTTAGACAAACACATAGACTCAGcaaccaagcgcaaacttaaagTATACAACTGTAACCCACCGCGAGTCTATGGACTTCCCAAGATCCACAAAGAAAACCGTCCTCTCAGACCCGTTGTATCCACCATCGGCTCAGCAACTTATCGTATGGCCCAATATCTATCAGAAATTTTGAACAATTTGGTAGGTAAAACGGAGTACCATGTGCGCAACAGTTTCGACTTCGCAGAAGAGATATCCAAGGTGAGGGTACCGGAGGGATTTGTACTCTATTCGCTAGATGTAATATCCCTCTACACTAACGTTCCGGTAAACAAGGTGTATGAGTATGTGGAGGAAAGATGGAACGAGCTAGAGCACGAAACGAGCATTCCCTGGCAAAGTTTCAAACAGGCCATGCAGACGGTACTAGAAGCTTCCTTTTTCCAATACGATGGGAAATGTTACGATCAAATATTTGGTGTACCGATGGGATCCCCATTGTCTCCAGTTATTGCAAATATAATTATGGAAAAACTAGAAAAAGATGCAATAGAAAAACTAAAGCATAAAAACATATCGCTCACAGTATACCGCCGATATGTAGATGACTGTTTTTTAGTAGGACGAGAAAACGAAATAGAAACGGTTATGAATGTGTTCAACGGGGAACAAAACAGCATTAAATTCACGGTAGAAAAGGAGCAAAATAATTGCATCCGCTTCCTAGACCTTCATTTGACTAGAGAaggagaaaaaataagcaagaCGTGGTACCCTAAGCAAAAAACGGGTCGATACCTTGACTACACATCAGAGAGTCCGCATAGTCACAAGAAAAACACTGTCATCGCACTATTTGACAGAGCGCTTAAACTCACAGATGTAGAAAAACGGGAAGAAACCATAAAAGCGGCATCGGACATGTTACGCTGCAACAACTACCCGGATCATTACATTAAGCGTGTGCTTAAAGATCGAGTAGAAATACTTTACAACACCATGCGAACCAGGAGAACAGACGAACGAACAACAAAATATGCAGCGATGCCGTACATCCCCTGTTTGAGTGAGAAGATCGGAAAGCTTCTACGCAAAAATGACGTCATCGCAGCGTACCAGCCGATGGACAAAATAAAACACACAATTTTTACCCGACTGAAGGACAAAATCCCAAAAATGCAACAAACAAATGTTGTCTATACCATCCCTTGCGGCGGCTGTGACAATAGAGCGTACATTGGACAAACATCACAAACACTGGACAAACGCATAACGCAACATAAAAATTCCATACGCACAAGCACGTCGATCACGGGTTTAACTCAGCATGCGATGGAACATGGACATCAGTTTGATTTCTCCAAGACGCGTGTATTGGAGAAAATCAACAACGAAGCAAATAGGCTGGCAGCTGAAACACTACATATAAAAATTCGAGAGAAGAGCGCAGTGAACTTACAGCGCGACGCTGCCGGTTTCTCCTGTGCCTACAACGGCCTTCTCAACAAGCTGCGACCGACTCAACACTACGAGCGAGAGCGACAAAGAGAGACGTCACATACGTGa